The following proteins are co-located in the Pan troglodytes isolate AG18354 chromosome 5, NHGRI_mPanTro3-v2.0_pri, whole genome shotgun sequence genome:
- the ZUP1 gene encoding zinc finger-containing ubiquitin peptidase 1 isoform X3 — protein MLSCDICGETVTSEPDMKAHLIVHMESEIICPFCKLSGVNYDEMCFHIETAHFEQNTLERNFERINTVQYGTSDNKKDNTLQCGMEVNSSILSGCASNHPKNSAQNLTKDSTLKHEGFYSENLTESRKFLKSREKQSSLTEIKGSVYETTYSPPECPFCGKIEEHSEDMETHVKTKHANLLDIPLEGMDRVQCSGDLQLAHQLQQEEDRKRRSEGSRQEIEEFQKLQRQYGLDNSGGYKQQQLRNMEIEVNRGRMPPSEFHRRKADMMESLALGFDDGKTKTSGIIEALHRYYQNAATDVRRVWLSSVVDHFHSSLGDKGWGCGYRNFQMLLSSLLQNDAYDDCLKGMSIPCIPKIQSMIEDAWKEGFDPQGASQLNNRLQGTKAWIGACEVYILLTSLRVKCHIVDFHKSTGPLGTHPRLFEWILNYYSSEGEGSPKVVCTSKPPIYLQHQGHSRTVIGIEEKKNRTLCLLIFDPGCPSREMQKLLKQDIEASSLKQLRKSMGNLKHKQYQILAVEGALSLEEKLARRQASQVFTAEKIP, from the exons ATGCTTTCCTGTGATATTTGTGGTGAAACAGTAACCTCAGAACCAGACATGAAAGCTCACCTAATTGTTCACATGGAAAGTGAAATTATATGTCCATTTTGCAAGTTGTCAGGTGTGAATTATGATGAAATGTGTTTTCATATCGAAACAGCTCATTTTGAGCAGAATACACTTGAAAGAAACTTTGAGAGGATAAATACAGTACAATATGGAACTTCAGATAACAAGAAAGACAACACCCTACAGTGTGGAATGGAAGTTAATTCAAGTATTCTTTCAGGTTGTGCATCTAATCATCCAAAAAATTCAGCTCAAAACCTGACTAAAGATAGTACTTTAAAACATGAAGGCTTCTATTCAGAGAACTTAACTGAATCTAGAAAATTCCTGAAAAGTAGGGAAAAACAGTCCAGCCTGACCGAAATAAAAGGATCTGTTTATGAAACAACATACAGTCCTCCTGAATGTCCATTCTGTGGAAAAATAGAGGAGCACAGTGAAGATATGGAAACTCATGTGAAAACAAAGCATGCCAATCTTTTAGACATTCCATTGGAAG GCATGGATAGAGTCCAGTGTTCTGGTGATCTACAATTGGCTCACCAGCTTCAgcaagaagaagacagaaagaggagATCTGAAGGATCAAGACAAGAAATAGAAGAATTTCAGAAGCTGCAG AGACAATATGGTTTAGATAATTCTGGAggatacaaacaacaacaactacgAAATATGGAGATAGAAGTAAATAGGGGAAGAATGCCTCCATCTGAATTTCATAGGAGAAAAGCTGATATGATGGAATCATTAGCTCTTGGTTTTGacgatggaaaaacaaaaacttccg GAATTATTGAAGCACTTCATAGGTATTATCAGAATGCTGCCACAGATGTGAGACGGGTGTGGCTTTCTTCAGTGGTGGATCACTTTCATTCATCTTTAGGCGACAAAGGTTGGGGTTGTGGTTACAGAAATTTCCAAATGCTACTTTCATCATTATTACAAAATGATGCTTATGATGATTGCTTAAAAG GTATGTCGATTCCTTGCATTCCAAAAATTCAATCTATGATTGAAGATGCATGGAAGGAAGGTTTTGATCCTCAGGGGGCCTCTCAACTTAATAACAGGTTACAGGGAACAAAGGCCTGGATTGGAGCATGTGAAGTATATATACTCCTGACCTCCCTAAGGGTAAA GTGTCATATTGTTGATTTTCACAAATCAACTGGTCCTTTGGGTACACACCCTCGCTTATTTGAATGGATATTGAACTATTATTCTTCAGAGGGAGAAGGGAGTCCAAAGGTAGTGTGTACATCTAAACCTCCTATCTATCTTCAGCATCAAG GTCACAGTCGAACTGTTATTggaattgaagagaaaaaaaaccgAACATTATGCTTACTAATATTTGATCCTGGATGTCCTTCTCGAGAAATGCAGAAATTATTAAAGCAAGACATAGAGGCTAGCAGTCTCAAGCAACTTCGGAAATCTATGGGAAATTTAAAACATAAGCAATACCAGATATTGGCAGTAGAGGGTGCTCTTTCTCTAGAGGAGAAACTT GCCAGGAGACAAGCTTCTCAAGTCTTTACAGCCGAGAAGATTCCTTGA
- the ZUP1 gene encoding zinc finger-containing ubiquitin peptidase 1 isoform X1 codes for MLSCDICGETVTSEPDMKAHLIVHMESEIICPFCKLSGVNYDEMCFHIETAHFEQNTLERNFERINTVQYGTSDNKKDNTLQCGMEVNSSILSGCASNHPKNSAQNLTKDSTLKHEGFYSENLTESRKFLKSREKQSSLTEIKGSVYETTYSPPECPFCGKIEEHSEDMETHVKTKHANLLDIPLEDCDQPLYDCPMCGLICTNYHILQEHVDLHLEENSFQQGMDRVQCSGDLQLAHQLQQEEDRKRRSEGSRQEIEEFQKLQRQYGLDNSGGYKQQQLRNMEIEVNRGRMPPSEFHRRKADMMESLALGFDDGKTKTSGIIEALHRYYQNAATDVRRVWLSSVVDHFHSSLGDKGWGCGYRNFQMLLSSLLQNDAYDDCLKGMSIPCIPKIQSMIEDAWKEGFDPQGASQLNNRLQGTKAWIGACEVYILLTSLRVKCHIVDFHKSTGPLGTHPRLFEWILNYYSSEGEGSPKVVCTSKPPIYLQHQGHSRTVIGIEEKKNRTLCLLIFDPGCPSREMQKLLKQDIEASSLKQLRKSMGNLKHKQYQILAVEGALSLEEKLARRQASQVFTAEKIP; via the exons ATGCTTTCCTGTGATATTTGTGGTGAAACAGTAACCTCAGAACCAGACATGAAAGCTCACCTAATTGTTCACATGGAAAGTGAAATTATATGTCCATTTTGCAAGTTGTCAGGTGTGAATTATGATGAAATGTGTTTTCATATCGAAACAGCTCATTTTGAGCAGAATACACTTGAAAGAAACTTTGAGAGGATAAATACAGTACAATATGGAACTTCAGATAACAAGAAAGACAACACCCTACAGTGTGGAATGGAAGTTAATTCAAGTATTCTTTCAGGTTGTGCATCTAATCATCCAAAAAATTCAGCTCAAAACCTGACTAAAGATAGTACTTTAAAACATGAAGGCTTCTATTCAGAGAACTTAACTGAATCTAGAAAATTCCTGAAAAGTAGGGAAAAACAGTCCAGCCTGACCGAAATAAAAGGATCTGTTTATGAAACAACATACAGTCCTCCTGAATGTCCATTCTGTGGAAAAATAGAGGAGCACAGTGAAGATATGGAAACTCATGTGAAAACAAAGCATGCCAATCTTTTAGACATTCCATTGGAAG ACTGTGATCAACCACTCTATGATTGTCCTATGTGTGGGCTCATATGTACAAATTACCATATTCTTCAGGAACATGTTGACTTGCATTTGGAAGAAAACAGCTTTCAGCAAG GCATGGATAGAGTCCAGTGTTCTGGTGATCTACAATTGGCTCACCAGCTTCAgcaagaagaagacagaaagaggagATCTGAAGGATCAAGACAAGAAATAGAAGAATTTCAGAAGCTGCAG AGACAATATGGTTTAGATAATTCTGGAggatacaaacaacaacaactacgAAATATGGAGATAGAAGTAAATAGGGGAAGAATGCCTCCATCTGAATTTCATAGGAGAAAAGCTGATATGATGGAATCATTAGCTCTTGGTTTTGacgatggaaaaacaaaaacttccg GAATTATTGAAGCACTTCATAGGTATTATCAGAATGCTGCCACAGATGTGAGACGGGTGTGGCTTTCTTCAGTGGTGGATCACTTTCATTCATCTTTAGGCGACAAAGGTTGGGGTTGTGGTTACAGAAATTTCCAAATGCTACTTTCATCATTATTACAAAATGATGCTTATGATGATTGCTTAAAAG GTATGTCGATTCCTTGCATTCCAAAAATTCAATCTATGATTGAAGATGCATGGAAGGAAGGTTTTGATCCTCAGGGGGCCTCTCAACTTAATAACAGGTTACAGGGAACAAAGGCCTGGATTGGAGCATGTGAAGTATATATACTCCTGACCTCCCTAAGGGTAAA GTGTCATATTGTTGATTTTCACAAATCAACTGGTCCTTTGGGTACACACCCTCGCTTATTTGAATGGATATTGAACTATTATTCTTCAGAGGGAGAAGGGAGTCCAAAGGTAGTGTGTACATCTAAACCTCCTATCTATCTTCAGCATCAAG GTCACAGTCGAACTGTTATTggaattgaagagaaaaaaaaccgAACATTATGCTTACTAATATTTGATCCTGGATGTCCTTCTCGAGAAATGCAGAAATTATTAAAGCAAGACATAGAGGCTAGCAGTCTCAAGCAACTTCGGAAATCTATGGGAAATTTAAAACATAAGCAATACCAGATATTGGCAGTAGAGGGTGCTCTTTCTCTAGAGGAGAAACTT GCCAGGAGACAAGCTTCTCAAGTCTTTACAGCCGAGAAGATTCCTTGA
- the ZUP1 gene encoding zinc finger-containing ubiquitin peptidase 1 isoform X5 produces the protein MCGLICTNYHILQEHVDLHLEENSFQQGMDRVQCSGDLQLAHQLQQEEDRKRRSEGSRQEIEEFQKLQRQYGLDNSGGYKQQQLRNMEIEVNRGRMPPSEFHRRKADMMESLALGFDDGKTKTSGIIEALHRYYQNAATDVRRVWLSSVVDHFHSSLGDKGWGCGYRNFQMLLSSLLQNDAYDDCLKGMSIPCIPKIQSMIEDAWKEGFDPQGASQLNNRLQGTKAWIGACEVYILLTSLRVKCHIVDFHKSTGPLGTHPRLFEWILNYYSSEGEGSPKVVCTSKPPIYLQHQGHSRTVIGIEEKKNRTLCLLIFDPGCPSREMQKLLKQDIEASSLKQLRKSMGNLKHKQYQILAVEGALSLEEKLARRQASQVFTAEKIP, from the exons ATGTGTGGGCTCATATGTACAAATTACCATATTCTTCAGGAACATGTTGACTTGCATTTGGAAGAAAACAGCTTTCAGCAAG GCATGGATAGAGTCCAGTGTTCTGGTGATCTACAATTGGCTCACCAGCTTCAgcaagaagaagacagaaagaggagATCTGAAGGATCAAGACAAGAAATAGAAGAATTTCAGAAGCTGCAG AGACAATATGGTTTAGATAATTCTGGAggatacaaacaacaacaactacgAAATATGGAGATAGAAGTAAATAGGGGAAGAATGCCTCCATCTGAATTTCATAGGAGAAAAGCTGATATGATGGAATCATTAGCTCTTGGTTTTGacgatggaaaaacaaaaacttccg GAATTATTGAAGCACTTCATAGGTATTATCAGAATGCTGCCACAGATGTGAGACGGGTGTGGCTTTCTTCAGTGGTGGATCACTTTCATTCATCTTTAGGCGACAAAGGTTGGGGTTGTGGTTACAGAAATTTCCAAATGCTACTTTCATCATTATTACAAAATGATGCTTATGATGATTGCTTAAAAG GTATGTCGATTCCTTGCATTCCAAAAATTCAATCTATGATTGAAGATGCATGGAAGGAAGGTTTTGATCCTCAGGGGGCCTCTCAACTTAATAACAGGTTACAGGGAACAAAGGCCTGGATTGGAGCATGTGAAGTATATATACTCCTGACCTCCCTAAGGGTAAA GTGTCATATTGTTGATTTTCACAAATCAACTGGTCCTTTGGGTACACACCCTCGCTTATTTGAATGGATATTGAACTATTATTCTTCAGAGGGAGAAGGGAGTCCAAAGGTAGTGTGTACATCTAAACCTCCTATCTATCTTCAGCATCAAG GTCACAGTCGAACTGTTATTggaattgaagagaaaaaaaaccgAACATTATGCTTACTAATATTTGATCCTGGATGTCCTTCTCGAGAAATGCAGAAATTATTAAAGCAAGACATAGAGGCTAGCAGTCTCAAGCAACTTCGGAAATCTATGGGAAATTTAAAACATAAGCAATACCAGATATTGGCAGTAGAGGGTGCTCTTTCTCTAGAGGAGAAACTT GCCAGGAGACAAGCTTCTCAAGTCTTTACAGCCGAGAAGATTCCTTGA
- the ZUP1 gene encoding zinc finger-containing ubiquitin peptidase 1 isoform X4 translates to METHVKTKHANLLDIPLEDCDQPLYDCPMCGLICTNYHILQEHVDLHLEENSFQQGMDRVQCSGDLQLAHQLQQEEDRKRRSEGSRQEIEEFQKLQRQYGLDNSGGYKQQQLRNMEIEVNRGRMPPSEFHRRKADMMESLALGFDDGKTKTSGIIEALHRYYQNAATDVRRVWLSSVVDHFHSSLGDKGWGCGYRNFQMLLSSLLQNDAYDDCLKGMSIPCIPKIQSMIEDAWKEGFDPQGASQLNNRLQGTKAWIGACEVYILLTSLRVKCHIVDFHKSTGPLGTHPRLFEWILNYYSSEGEGSPKVVCTSKPPIYLQHQGHSRTVIGIEEKKNRTLCLLIFDPGCPSREMQKLLKQDIEASSLKQLRKSMGNLKHKQYQILAVEGALSLEEKLARRQASQVFTAEKIP, encoded by the exons ATGGAAACTCATGTGAAAACAAAGCATGCCAATCTTTTAGACATTCCATTGGAAG ACTGTGATCAACCACTCTATGATTGTCCTATGTGTGGGCTCATATGTACAAATTACCATATTCTTCAGGAACATGTTGACTTGCATTTGGAAGAAAACAGCTTTCAGCAAG GCATGGATAGAGTCCAGTGTTCTGGTGATCTACAATTGGCTCACCAGCTTCAgcaagaagaagacagaaagaggagATCTGAAGGATCAAGACAAGAAATAGAAGAATTTCAGAAGCTGCAG AGACAATATGGTTTAGATAATTCTGGAggatacaaacaacaacaactacgAAATATGGAGATAGAAGTAAATAGGGGAAGAATGCCTCCATCTGAATTTCATAGGAGAAAAGCTGATATGATGGAATCATTAGCTCTTGGTTTTGacgatggaaaaacaaaaacttccg GAATTATTGAAGCACTTCATAGGTATTATCAGAATGCTGCCACAGATGTGAGACGGGTGTGGCTTTCTTCAGTGGTGGATCACTTTCATTCATCTTTAGGCGACAAAGGTTGGGGTTGTGGTTACAGAAATTTCCAAATGCTACTTTCATCATTATTACAAAATGATGCTTATGATGATTGCTTAAAAG GTATGTCGATTCCTTGCATTCCAAAAATTCAATCTATGATTGAAGATGCATGGAAGGAAGGTTTTGATCCTCAGGGGGCCTCTCAACTTAATAACAGGTTACAGGGAACAAAGGCCTGGATTGGAGCATGTGAAGTATATATACTCCTGACCTCCCTAAGGGTAAA GTGTCATATTGTTGATTTTCACAAATCAACTGGTCCTTTGGGTACACACCCTCGCTTATTTGAATGGATATTGAACTATTATTCTTCAGAGGGAGAAGGGAGTCCAAAGGTAGTGTGTACATCTAAACCTCCTATCTATCTTCAGCATCAAG GTCACAGTCGAACTGTTATTggaattgaagagaaaaaaaaccgAACATTATGCTTACTAATATTTGATCCTGGATGTCCTTCTCGAGAAATGCAGAAATTATTAAAGCAAGACATAGAGGCTAGCAGTCTCAAGCAACTTCGGAAATCTATGGGAAATTTAAAACATAAGCAATACCAGATATTGGCAGTAGAGGGTGCTCTTTCTCTAGAGGAGAAACTT GCCAGGAGACAAGCTTCTCAAGTCTTTACAGCCGAGAAGATTCCTTGA
- the ZUP1 gene encoding zinc finger-containing ubiquitin peptidase 1 isoform X2, producing MLSCDICGETVTSEPDMKAHLIVHMESEIICPFCKLSGVNYDEMCFHIETAHFEQNTLERNFERINTVQYGTSDNKKDNTLQCGMEVNSSILSGCASNHPKNSAQNLTKDSTLKHEGFYSENLTESRKFLKSREKQSSLTEIKGSVYETTYSPPECPFCGKIEEHSEDMETHVKTKHANLLDIPLEDCDQPLYDCPMCGLICTNYHILQEHVDLHLEENSFQQGMDRVQCSGDLQLAHQLQQEEDRKRRSEGSRQEIEEFQKLQRQYGLDNSGGYKQQQLRNMEIEVNRGRMPPSEFHRRKADMMESLALGFDDGKTKTSGIIEALHRYYQNAATDVRRVWLSSVVDHFHSSLGDKGWGCGYRNFQMLLSSLLQNDAYDDCLKGMSIPCIPKIQSMIEDAWKEGFDPQGASQLNNRLQGTKAWIGACEVYILLTSLRVKCHIVDFHKSTGPLGTHPRLFEWILNYYSSEGEGSPKVVCTSKPPIYLQHQGHSRTVIGIEEKKNRTLCLLIFDPGCPSREMQKLLKQDIEASSLKQLRKSMGNLKHKQYQILAVEGALSLEEKLALVSG from the exons ATGCTTTCCTGTGATATTTGTGGTGAAACAGTAACCTCAGAACCAGACATGAAAGCTCACCTAATTGTTCACATGGAAAGTGAAATTATATGTCCATTTTGCAAGTTGTCAGGTGTGAATTATGATGAAATGTGTTTTCATATCGAAACAGCTCATTTTGAGCAGAATACACTTGAAAGAAACTTTGAGAGGATAAATACAGTACAATATGGAACTTCAGATAACAAGAAAGACAACACCCTACAGTGTGGAATGGAAGTTAATTCAAGTATTCTTTCAGGTTGTGCATCTAATCATCCAAAAAATTCAGCTCAAAACCTGACTAAAGATAGTACTTTAAAACATGAAGGCTTCTATTCAGAGAACTTAACTGAATCTAGAAAATTCCTGAAAAGTAGGGAAAAACAGTCCAGCCTGACCGAAATAAAAGGATCTGTTTATGAAACAACATACAGTCCTCCTGAATGTCCATTCTGTGGAAAAATAGAGGAGCACAGTGAAGATATGGAAACTCATGTGAAAACAAAGCATGCCAATCTTTTAGACATTCCATTGGAAG ACTGTGATCAACCACTCTATGATTGTCCTATGTGTGGGCTCATATGTACAAATTACCATATTCTTCAGGAACATGTTGACTTGCATTTGGAAGAAAACAGCTTTCAGCAAG GCATGGATAGAGTCCAGTGTTCTGGTGATCTACAATTGGCTCACCAGCTTCAgcaagaagaagacagaaagaggagATCTGAAGGATCAAGACAAGAAATAGAAGAATTTCAGAAGCTGCAG AGACAATATGGTTTAGATAATTCTGGAggatacaaacaacaacaactacgAAATATGGAGATAGAAGTAAATAGGGGAAGAATGCCTCCATCTGAATTTCATAGGAGAAAAGCTGATATGATGGAATCATTAGCTCTTGGTTTTGacgatggaaaaacaaaaacttccg GAATTATTGAAGCACTTCATAGGTATTATCAGAATGCTGCCACAGATGTGAGACGGGTGTGGCTTTCTTCAGTGGTGGATCACTTTCATTCATCTTTAGGCGACAAAGGTTGGGGTTGTGGTTACAGAAATTTCCAAATGCTACTTTCATCATTATTACAAAATGATGCTTATGATGATTGCTTAAAAG GTATGTCGATTCCTTGCATTCCAAAAATTCAATCTATGATTGAAGATGCATGGAAGGAAGGTTTTGATCCTCAGGGGGCCTCTCAACTTAATAACAGGTTACAGGGAACAAAGGCCTGGATTGGAGCATGTGAAGTATATATACTCCTGACCTCCCTAAGGGTAAA GTGTCATATTGTTGATTTTCACAAATCAACTGGTCCTTTGGGTACACACCCTCGCTTATTTGAATGGATATTGAACTATTATTCTTCAGAGGGAGAAGGGAGTCCAAAGGTAGTGTGTACATCTAAACCTCCTATCTATCTTCAGCATCAAG GTCACAGTCGAACTGTTATTggaattgaagagaaaaaaaaccgAACATTATGCTTACTAATATTTGATCCTGGATGTCCTTCTCGAGAAATGCAGAAATTATTAAAGCAAGACATAGAGGCTAGCAGTCTCAAGCAACTTCGGAAATCTATGGGAAATTTAAAACATAAGCAATACCAGATATTGGCAGTAGAGGGTGCTCTTTCTCTAGAGGAGAAACTT gctttggtatcaggatga